One part of the Desulfonema ishimotonii genome encodes these proteins:
- a CDS encoding AEC family transporter, producing the protein MIVLNALFPVFLLIVLGRLLRYYNLTNDLFLKTSDKLVYFIFFPALLFWKIGGARADAGINWHFCLACLCAVLVLYVLSTLWIILAVGDYEAGSFSQSCYRFNTYIGMAIIINALGGEGVRLFGIMVGFAIPVINVLAVSTLIWYSGQTFTLRERARMTFRALISNPLIIACLAGIFYARTVNTFPVFINNGFRLITSVTLPLALLSIGGVLTFDTLRGYFRPSLVAALFKLLIFPLAGYFCLKLFGVSGIPFKVGMIFFALPTSTAIYVLSSQLNSNTELASASVVLSTLLSFVSLSVILVL; encoded by the coding sequence ATGATTGTACTTAACGCGCTCTTCCCGGTATTCCTGCTGATCGTTCTCGGCAGACTGCTCAGATATTACAATCTGACCAACGACCTTTTTCTGAAAACCTCGGACAAACTCGTCTATTTTATCTTTTTCCCGGCCCTGCTGTTCTGGAAAATCGGCGGGGCCAGAGCCGACGCGGGCATTAACTGGCATTTCTGTCTGGCCTGTCTCTGTGCGGTGCTGGTGCTTTATGTACTCAGCACCCTCTGGATCATCCTGGCCGTCGGCGATTACGAAGCAGGCTCCTTTTCCCAGAGCTGCTACCGGTTCAACACCTATATCGGCATGGCGATCATCATCAACGCCCTGGGCGGGGAAGGGGTGCGCCTCTTCGGCATCATGGTCGGTTTCGCCATCCCGGTGATCAACGTGCTGGCCGTCTCCACCCTGATCTGGTATTCGGGCCAGACCTTTACGCTCCGGGAGCGGGCCCGGATGACCTTCCGGGCACTGATTTCCAACCCGCTGATCATCGCCTGTCTTGCCGGCATATTCTACGCCCGGACCGTCAACACATTTCCGGTCTTTATCAACAACGGCTTCCGGCTGATCACCTCCGTCACCCTGCCCCTGGCCCTGCTCTCCATCGGCGGTGTACTGACCTTCGACACCCTCAGAGGCTACTTCCGCCCCTCCCTTGTCGCGGCTCTTTTCAAACTCCTCATCTTTCCGCTTGCCGGTTATTTCTGTCTGAAACTGTTCGGCGTTTCGGGGATTCCGTTCAAAGTCGGCATGATCTTCTTTGCCCTGCCCACGTCCACGGCTATCTACGTCCTGTCCTCCCAGCTGAACAGCAATACGGAACTGGCATCGGCATCGGTCGTGCTATCAACCCTGCTGTCGTTTGTCTCACTCTCTGTGATCCTGGTACTCTGA
- a CDS encoding pseudouridine synthase, with product MENNDLIRLQKFLSMAGVCSRRHGEVYIRDGRVRVNGEVVTVLGTKVDPERDRVAVDGKPVGLREKRVYIALNKPRGYVTSCEQPGDRIVLELIDIPERVYPIGRLDKDSTGLLLLTNDGALHHRLAHPSFDHEKEYDVTVGRPIPDGALHKMGKGLPLMGTMTRPARIRRVSPSRFRITLREGRNRQIRRMVRKVGAHVATLRRLRVANIRLGSLAEGSWRFLTPEEVRGLIRGVSG from the coding sequence ATGGAGAATAACGATTTAATACGCTTGCAGAAATTCCTCTCCATGGCCGGGGTCTGCTCCCGGCGGCACGGAGAGGTCTATATCCGGGACGGACGGGTGCGGGTCAACGGCGAGGTTGTGACGGTACTCGGCACAAAGGTGGACCCGGAGCGGGACCGGGTGGCGGTGGATGGAAAGCCGGTCGGATTGCGTGAAAAACGGGTCTATATCGCTCTGAACAAGCCCAGAGGCTATGTGACAAGCTGTGAGCAGCCGGGTGACCGGATTGTCCTGGAGCTGATTGACATCCCGGAGCGGGTCTACCCCATCGGTAGGCTGGACAAGGACTCCACCGGGCTGCTGCTTCTGACCAACGACGGCGCGCTTCATCACCGGCTGGCCCATCCCTCATTTGACCATGAGAAAGAGTACGATGTGACGGTGGGGCGGCCCATTCCCGATGGCGCATTGCACAAGATGGGGAAGGGGCTGCCGCTCATGGGGACCATGACCCGGCCCGCCAGGATCAGACGGGTTTCCCCCAGCCGTTTCCGCATCACACTCAGAGAAGGGCGGAACCGCCAGATCCGCCGCATGGTCCGAAAGGTGGGGGCGCATGTGGCGACGCTCAGACGGCTCCGGGTCGCCAATATCCGGCTGGGCAGCCTGGCCGAGGGATCGTGGCGGTTTCTGACGCCCGAAGAGGTCAGAGGGCTGATCAGAGGCGTTTCAGGATAA
- the argJ gene encoding bifunctional glutamate N-acetyltransferase/amino-acid acetyltransferase ArgJ, producing the protein MQNIMCKGFRAAGVTAGLKKDGKKDLGLIFSEVPASVAGVFTRNRVQAAPVLLDRERVKSGKCQAVIVNSGNANCCTGEQGMTDAVAMTRCAASALEIGEALVCVASTGVIGQPMPVEKVERAVPGLAEQLRPEGISDLAEAILTTDLVSKIVTVQGELGGKSFTVTGVAKGSGMIRPDMATMLCFVCTDLEASPEILKKTLSAATDRSFNRISVDGDTSTNDTVLLMANGLSGAKLETAAHQALFQKILDDMLLQLAKMIVRDGEGVTKMVEILVRGAVTDADALAIADTVGHSPLVKTALFGEDANWGRIIAAAGRAGVPLEPEKTDILFDDVMMCENGMTCGDAAEAEATKVMKTPEFTITVDLKMGTGTASVITCDFSVEYVKINADYRS; encoded by the coding sequence ATGCAGAATATCATGTGTAAAGGCTTCAGGGCCGCCGGAGTGACAGCGGGGCTTAAAAAAGATGGCAAAAAGGATCTGGGGCTGATTTTTTCAGAAGTCCCTGCCAGTGTTGCGGGCGTGTTCACCCGGAACCGGGTTCAGGCCGCGCCGGTGCTGCTGGACCGGGAACGGGTGAAATCCGGAAAATGCCAGGCCGTGATTGTCAACAGCGGCAACGCCAATTGCTGCACCGGGGAGCAGGGCATGACGGATGCGGTGGCGATGACCCGGTGTGCGGCGTCCGCGCTGGAAATCGGGGAGGCGCTGGTCTGTGTCGCCTCCACCGGGGTGATCGGGCAGCCCATGCCCGTCGAAAAGGTGGAACGCGCTGTGCCGGGGCTGGCGGAACAATTGCGGCCCGAAGGCATTTCCGATCTGGCAGAGGCGATCCTGACGACCGATCTGGTGTCGAAAATCGTTACGGTTCAGGGCGAACTGGGCGGTAAATCCTTTACGGTTACCGGTGTGGCCAAAGGCTCCGGCATGATCCGTCCCGACATGGCGACCATGCTCTGCTTTGTCTGCACAGACCTTGAGGCCTCGCCGGAGATCCTGAAAAAAACCCTTTCCGCTGCCACAGACCGCTCATTTAACCGGATCTCCGTGGACGGGGATACCAGCACCAACGATACGGTCCTCCTCATGGCCAACGGCCTGTCCGGGGCAAAGCTCGAAACAGCGGCGCACCAGGCCCTGTTTCAGAAGATACTGGACGACATGCTGCTTCAGCTTGCAAAAATGATCGTCCGGGACGGCGAGGGCGTGACCAAAATGGTGGAGATTCTGGTCCGGGGCGCGGTGACGGATGCGGACGCCCTGGCGATTGCGGATACGGTGGGCCATTCTCCGCTGGTCAAGACCGCGCTTTTCGGGGAGGACGCCAACTGGGGGCGCATTATCGCAGCTGCGGGCCGGGCCGGTGTTCCCCTGGAACCGGAAAAGACGGACATTCTCTTTGATGACGTGATGATGTGTGAAAACGGTATGACCTGCGGTGATGCGGCCGAGGCCGAAGCGACAAAGGTAATGAAGACGCCGGAGTTTACGATTACGGTCGATCTGAAAATGGGCACGGGTACGGCCTCCGTGATTACCTGTGATTTTTCGGTTGAATACGTTAAAATCAATGCGGATTACCGCTCGTAA
- a CDS encoding ATP-binding protein — protein sequence MPNIRSDDRPDGKFDPEIFAEAYRNLDISPLGGPAFETFAEAGLTEEIMRRLHGKVAASERFQKILFVGHGGCGKSTVLARLARDSRLSEQHYVSMFSLGDDLNFMDAEAIDILFSLYCHLLRMLRDKGFDPPLADFEKQVAPVTERFGTEIRGFDLMQAISEAIRSDSEFREALRKVLTADAESLQANVSGVCDRFSGNSYNCFKINHAVLDRLREEDVSDNVIEKLKEIRDREFRSEMRFIRALKARIGDIQEIHYEPVILKHAWVETPREALILIDDMDKLKRGSAERIFFEQSHLLTFPRARIVFTFPLSVYYSPLFFHIRDHFDCVFIHPLQLYDMTGNRREDAWAAMRSLLRRRMGRLRISEAASDLLIEYSGGLLRTLIGLARQSCRIAMARRMPGIDRAVAEMAVTALAGVFTRFFDGAEYGDVVRKITDVKSKAGMANRDLIYLLRYAFVLEYENPGEPAWYDAHPCLKMSLSGKK from the coding sequence ATGCCAAATATCAGATCAGATGACAGACCGGACGGTAAATTCGATCCTGAAATATTTGCTGAGGCATACCGCAACCTTGATATTTCTCCTCTCGGCGGGCCGGCCTTTGAAACCTTTGCCGAGGCAGGGCTTACAGAGGAGATCATGCGTCGCCTTCATGGAAAGGTGGCGGCGTCAGAGCGGTTTCAGAAGATATTGTTCGTCGGTCACGGCGGTTGCGGGAAATCAACGGTTCTGGCCCGTTTGGCGCGGGACAGTCGCCTCAGTGAACAGCATTATGTGAGCATGTTTTCCCTGGGCGATGATCTCAACTTCATGGACGCAGAGGCGATTGATATCCTGTTCAGCCTCTACTGTCACCTTCTGCGTATGCTGCGGGATAAGGGATTTGATCCCCCGCTGGCGGATTTCGAAAAACAGGTCGCGCCGGTTACCGAACGCTTTGGCACGGAGATTCGCGGTTTTGACCTGATGCAGGCCATTTCCGAGGCCATCCGTTCGGATTCCGAATTCCGGGAAGCCCTGCGCAAGGTACTGACAGCAGATGCGGAGAGCCTTCAGGCAAATGTCAGCGGGGTCTGTGACCGGTTTTCCGGAAACAGCTACAACTGCTTTAAAATAAACCATGCGGTGCTGGACCGGCTCCGTGAGGAGGATGTCTCCGATAACGTTATTGAGAAGCTGAAGGAGATCAGGGACCGTGAGTTCAGGAGCGAGATGCGGTTTATCCGGGCGCTCAAAGCCCGGATCGGGGATATTCAGGAGATCCACTATGAACCGGTTATCCTGAAACATGCCTGGGTTGAAACGCCCCGGGAGGCCCTGATTCTTATTGATGACATGGATAAACTGAAGCGGGGGAGCGCGGAGAGAATTTTCTTTGAACAGAGCCACCTGCTGACCTTTCCCAGGGCCCGGATTGTGTTTACCTTTCCCCTGTCGGTTTACTACTCCCCCCTTTTTTTTCATATCCGGGACCATTTTGACTGCGTGTTCATCCACCCGCTTCAGCTATATGATATGACCGGCAACCGGCGGGAGGATGCCTGGGCGGCGATGCGGTCACTTCTGAGGCGTCGGATGGGCAGGCTCCGTATTTCCGAAGCCGCGTCAGATCTTCTGATCGAATACAGCGGCGGGCTGCTCCGTACCCTGATCGGTCTGGCCCGGCAGTCATGCCGGATCGCAATGGCGCGCCGGATGCCGGGTATTGACAGGGCGGTTGCGGAAATGGCGGTGACAGCCCTGGCCGGTGTTTTCACCCGTTTTTTCGACGGGGCCGAATATGGCGATGTGGTCAGAAAGATTACGGACGTCAAAAGCAAGGCCGGTATGGCGAACAGGGATCTGATCTACCTGCTCCGGTATGCTTTTGTGCTGGAGTATGAGAATCCGGGGGAACCTGCCTGGTATGATGCGCATCCGTGTCTGAAAATGTCTTTAAGTGGGAAAAAGTGA
- a CDS encoding ATP-binding protein, translating into MHHPVFPHIRKLGSKFLFIVLPPVILSTLLITLFTGLFMYRDLKKGLESDIANLLQIQTTVLASDLWNYNMKDLEQNLRTLSLYPGISQIAVRNDNGQLLAKASSHFYRTTGRSDGIMTRRLVFIAPHQQQAIGTLTLSYHYGVIYKRLADQLFRDSLSLLMLVFVIVASAAAANRLTIGIPLERFLNAVRYADKKNIREPVDWPSEDELGQVITAYNTLLANLTAGEKELRDARGKAESANRAKSTFLANMSHELRTPLNAILGIPQLMIRNPKIPREEQENLAVITRSGEHLLTLINQVLDLSKIEAGKMALEENDFDLYALADSISDLFRLHARTKGLDLIFKCGPDVPRYVCTDETKLRQILINLLNNAVKFTNEGQVTLRISTEQEDAAAMYNLIFEFEDTGPGISPDEARKLFHPFVQTRIGQVSQLGTGLGLALSRRFARLMGGDIAVRSNIGRGSVFTVRITARPAEQCRTRPDRQAERRIVSLEPGQPACRVLVADETPDYRCLLVKMLSPVGFELREVPDCGRTLDIWREWRPHLIWMNIRMPATAAFDTIRQIRSSDTGKETAIIIITSGASEEEKKTISASGCDDFLEKPFREADIFRLIQTHIGVRYVYEDDTGDSGRRADDRPPPLTPEIFACVPRSLLENLKQAAICSDIALVESLADQIQTHSPPLYEIIIRLAHEFDYGKIMTILRSAIQQEDRPG; encoded by the coding sequence ATGCACCATCCCGTATTTCCCCATATCAGAAAACTGGGCAGCAAATTTCTGTTTATTGTCCTTCCCCCCGTTATTCTGTCCACACTCCTGATCACACTCTTTACCGGCCTGTTCATGTACCGGGACTTAAAAAAAGGGCTTGAGTCCGACATCGCCAATCTTCTTCAAATCCAGACCACCGTGCTGGCATCCGATCTCTGGAACTACAATATGAAGGACCTGGAACAGAATCTGAGAACGCTGAGCCTCTATCCGGGGATTTCACAAATTGCCGTCCGGAATGATAACGGGCAGCTCCTTGCGAAAGCCAGCAGCCATTTTTACCGCACTACCGGTCGGTCCGATGGCATAATGACACGGCGGCTGGTGTTCATTGCCCCTCATCAGCAACAGGCCATTGGCACCCTCACCCTTTCCTACCATTACGGCGTAATCTATAAACGTCTGGCCGATCAGCTTTTCAGAGATTCACTGAGCCTTCTGATGCTGGTCTTTGTCATTGTGGCAAGTGCCGCAGCGGCAAACCGCCTGACCATCGGCATTCCCCTTGAACGATTTCTGAATGCCGTCCGGTATGCAGATAAAAAAAATATCCGGGAGCCGGTTGACTGGCCGTCCGAAGATGAACTCGGGCAGGTTATCACCGCCTACAATACCCTGCTGGCCAATCTGACTGCGGGAGAAAAAGAACTGCGTGATGCCAGGGGAAAGGCCGAATCTGCCAACCGGGCCAAGAGTACCTTTCTTGCCAATATGAGCCATGAGCTTCGCACCCCGCTCAACGCCATTCTGGGCATCCCCCAGCTGATGATCCGCAACCCGAAGATCCCCAGAGAAGAGCAGGAAAATCTCGCTGTTATCACCCGCAGCGGAGAACACCTGCTGACCCTGATCAACCAGGTTCTGGACCTGTCCAAGATCGAGGCCGGGAAAATGGCACTGGAAGAAAACGATTTCGACCTGTACGCCCTTGCAGACAGCATCTCAGACCTGTTCCGACTCCATGCCCGGACAAAGGGGCTGGATCTGATTTTCAAATGCGGACCGGATGTCCCCCGGTATGTCTGTACCGATGAGACCAAACTCCGGCAGATTCTTATCAACCTTCTGAATAACGCCGTGAAATTTACCAATGAAGGCCAGGTCACGTTACGGATCAGCACGGAACAGGAAGACGCCGCCGCAATGTACAACCTGATCTTCGAGTTCGAAGACACCGGCCCCGGCATTTCACCGGACGAGGCCCGAAAGCTGTTTCACCCGTTTGTCCAGACCCGGATCGGGCAGGTCTCTCAATTGGGAACAGGCCTGGGACTGGCCCTCAGCCGCCGGTTTGCGCGACTTATGGGCGGGGATATCGCGGTCCGCAGTAACATCGGCAGGGGGAGTGTTTTCACGGTTCGTATCACGGCCAGACCGGCAGAACAATGCCGTACCCGGCCTGACAGACAGGCAGAGAGGCGAATTGTGTCCCTTGAACCGGGCCAGCCCGCCTGCCGCGTTCTGGTTGCGGATGAGACCCCGGATTACCGGTGTCTGCTCGTGAAAATGCTCAGTCCGGTCGGATTTGAACTCCGTGAAGTGCCGGACTGCGGCAGGACACTTGACATCTGGCGGGAATGGCGTCCGCATCTGATCTGGATGAACATCCGAATGCCTGCCACAGCGGCATTTGATACGATACGGCAGATCAGATCGTCTGACACCGGAAAAGAGACCGCCATTATCATCATCACTTCCGGAGCGTCCGAAGAGGAAAAAAAGACAATTTCAGCATCAGGATGCGATGATTTTCTGGAAAAACCGTTTCGGGAAGCGGATATATTCAGGCTGATACAAACACATATCGGCGTCCGCTATGTTTACGAAGACGACACCGGTGACAGTGGCCGGCGGGCAGACGACCGGCCGCCGCCCCTGACGCCGGAAATATTTGCCTGCGTTCCCCGGTCACTGCTGGAAAACCTGAAACAGGCCGCCATCTGTTCGGATATCGCCCTGGTGGAAAGCCTGGCCGATCAGATTCAGACGCACAGCCCCCCACTGTATGAAATCATCATCCGGCTGGCACATGAATTTGACTACGGGAAAATCATGACGATCCTCCGCTCAGCCATCCAACAGGAAGACAGACCGGGATAA
- a CDS encoding AAA family ATPase yields the protein MRLTDWYVITGAPCSGKTTVINALNRMGFRVIHEAARAHIDGELKKGRTMAQIRGNTLAFQQHILRRKLTIEKRLSPRKTVFLDRGIPDSIGYYRLSGLSISEPMAHSRTVRYKKIFFFDRLGFQTDRVRSEDEATAARLDRLLREAYHTLGYNMVHVPVLPVAERTKFILKRL from the coding sequence ATGCGTCTGACCGACTGGTATGTCATCACAGGTGCGCCGTGTTCGGGTAAAACGACCGTTATCAACGCGCTGAACCGAATGGGGTTCCGGGTAATCCATGAGGCGGCCCGCGCCCATATCGACGGTGAGCTGAAAAAAGGCCGGACGATGGCGCAGATCCGGGGCAACACGCTGGCGTTTCAGCAGCATATCCTCCGCAGAAAGCTGACCATTGAAAAACGCCTGTCCCCACGGAAAACGGTCTTTCTGGACCGGGGGATACCGGACAGCATCGGGTACTACCGATTGTCCGGTCTCAGCATCTCGGAACCGATGGCGCACAGCCGGACGGTCCGCTATAAAAAGATATTCTTCTTTGACCGGCTCGGATTTCAGACAGACCGTGTGAGAAGTGAGGATGAGGCCACCGCCGCCCGCCTGGACCGGCTCCTGCGCGAGGCCTATCACACACTCGGTTATAATATGGTTCACGTTCCGGTCCTGCCGGTGGCAGAGCGGACAAAATTTATCCTGAAACGCCTCTGA
- a CDS encoding GNAT family N-acetyltransferase → MKPDFTQNCAGVDWETVSETLKCVGMAYYEPDMHRKAFEASHTTVFVYYADRLIGFGRAISDGVCQAAICDCAVLPEFQGKGIGKMIINRILSQLPHCNVILYATPGKEGFYRTLGFRKMKTGMAHFKKNELMRERGFTE, encoded by the coding sequence ATGAAACCAGACTTTACACAAAACTGTGCCGGAGTAGACTGGGAAACGGTATCGGAAACACTGAAATGTGTTGGGATGGCATACTATGAACCGGATATGCACAGAAAAGCGTTTGAAGCCAGTCATACCACCGTGTTTGTCTATTATGCTGACCGACTGATCGGTTTTGGCCGGGCGATTTCTGACGGTGTCTGCCAGGCGGCCATCTGTGACTGTGCGGTTCTCCCTGAATTCCAGGGGAAGGGAATCGGAAAGATGATCATAAACAGAATCCTGTCCCAGCTCCCGCACTGCAACGTCATTCTGTACGCGACACCGGGAAAAGAAGGGTTCTACCGAACACTGGGATTCCGAAAAATGAAAACGGGGATGGCACATTTCAAAAAAAATGAATTAATGAGAGAACGGGGCTTCACAGAGTAA
- a CDS encoding dual CXXC motif small (seleno)protein translates to MRCRSCNTRYPLTRFAREMDDDLEERLANIPCNRL, encoded by the coding sequence ATCCGTTGCAGGTCCTGCAATACCCGATACCCGCTGACCCGTTTTGCCCGGGAGATGGACGACGACCTTGAAGAACGGCTGGCCAACATTCCGTGTAACCGGCTATAA